The following DNA comes from Pirellulales bacterium.
CCATGAATCAGCGGTTCCAATGCTTCGCGGTCCTGTTGCTGATTGGCATTTGCCACAGCGCGCAAGCCGCCCCGCGTAACGTCGTGCTGTTCGTCACCGACGACCAAGGCCAAGACGCGGGCTGCTACGGCAACCCCGTCATCAAGACGCCCAACCTCGACCGGCTGGCCGCCGCGGGGACGCTGTTCAAATTCGCCTTCTGTACCACGGCAAGCTGCAGCGCCAGCCGCTCGGTGATTCTGACGGGCATGCACAACCATGCCAACGGCCACTACGGCCACGAGCACAGCTATCACCACTTCAGCAGCTTCGACAAGGTGAAGAGCCTGCCCGTGATGCTGAGCAACGCCGGCTACCGCACGGGTCGCGTGGGCAAATATCACGTGGCGCCGGAAGCAGTCTATCATTTCGACGAGGCATTGCCTGGCAACGCGCGAAGTCCGCTGGAAATGGCGGAGAACTGCCGGCCATTCGTGGCCGGGTCGGACAAGCCGTTCTTCCTCTATTTCTGCACGGCCGATCCGCACCGCGGCGGCGGCCAGGCCGACGAACTTGCACATCGGCCCGATCGGTTTGGCAATAAACCGGACGGCAAAGAATATCCCGGCGTGACGCCGGTCAAGTACGGTCCGAAGGAGGTTGTCGTGCCCCGCTTCTTGCCCGACACGCCGACCTGCCGGGCGGAACTGGTGCAATACTACCAGTCGGTCTCGCGCGTCGACCAGGGACTCGGCCGGCTGATCGCGGTGCTGAAAGAGGCGGGCGTCTACGACGACACGTTGATCGTCTACATCTCCGACCACGGCATTGCGTTTCCCGGCGCGAAGACGACGGCCTACGAGCCGGGGCTGCGATCGCCATGCATCGTGCGGAATCCCTACGCCAAACAGCGCTGCGTGGTGAGCGAGGCGATGGTGAGCTGGGTCGATCTCACGCCGACGATTCTCGACTTCGCCCGTGCCACGCCCAAGCAGGCGGCGTTTCACGGCCGTACGTTCCTGCCGGTGCTGGAAGAGGCCCGCCCCGACGGCTGGGACGAAGTCTATGCCTCGCACACCTTCCACGAAGTGACGATGTATTACCCGATGCGCGTGGTCCGCGGCCGGCGCTACAAGCTGATCTGGAACATCGCCCATCCGCTGCCGTATCCCTTCGCCTCGGACCTCTGGGAAGCGCCCACCTGGCAAGACATGTATGCGAAAGGTGGCGACGCGCTTTACGGCCGGCGGACGGTGGCCGCCTATATCCATCGCCCGCCGTTCGAGCTGTACGATCTGGAAAGCGATCCCGATGAAATACAAAACCTGGCTGCGGACGCCGGCCACCAAGAGCTGTTGGAAAGCCTGAAAGGCAAGCTCAGGGCGTTCCAAAAGCGCACCGGCGACCCCTGGCTATTGAAATGGGACTATGAGTGAGAAGGCTGGAATGAGTACCTCCGAGGCCAGGCCTCAAGCGGTAAGCGCCGTCGGCGTCCGCGTTGACGAGGATGCCTCTCGATGAAGACATCAGTGTCGACAACTTGCTCGCCGGCCAGGCTTCGAACGAAAGCCAACAGTCGTTTCAGAAGTGGCTTGTTCAACGCGCGGCCGCGGGCGCGCGCCGCCGCGGGCGATAGGACCGTTGCCCGTATACGAGGTTCAGGTGCGTTAATGCCGCCTCAAAGGATCGAGCGATTTCCCGCGCGACGCGATGAAATCGCGCACCAATTGCTCGTTGCCAAGCCATACCGCCAGGTCGGCCCCGAGCTCGGCAAACATCTCGCAGTGCTGCTCCAACAGCTCCTCTGCGGTCAGCGGCGAGGCTTCGCCCACAACGGGCAAGCGCTGCCGCCAACGGATCGAATCGGGCAGCCGCTGGCGAAGAAAGTCGAGCACGTCGAGCGCGGCGGGGCTCATCACGCCCACGGCCAACGAAAGCGAGGCCTCACGGGCTTCGGCCTTGTGCCAGTAGCCGTGCGGCAGATAGAGCCAATCCCCGGCGGAGAGCAGGCACCGCGAAAGCGGCATGATCTCGCGCTCGTAGCGCATGTCGCTCGGCAAGGCTTCCACCAGCGGCCAGGGGTTGACCGTATTTTTGCGCAGCGAGTATTCCTTGCTGCCCGCGGTCTGCAAAATAAAGACGTCCTCGGCGTCGTAATGCCAGCCGAAGCCATGCTGATCGGCGGGAGTGCAATAGATGTGAACGTCGACCGCGGCGCGAAAGTCGCGCTCGAAGCCGGCCGCCAGTTCGGCGATTTCGGCGTGACCGCGCTCGGCGTGGCGGACCAGGACCGTGTACCCATCGTCGAACAGTTGCCGAGCTTCCGTGGGCGAGGGATGACGGTTGCCTTCCCAGCGACGGCCCTCTTTCACGACCAACACGTCGGCGTCGGGCTGAGAGAGAACCGACTCGACGGTCGGCCAACTGCCAAGCTGCGTGAGGGCCGCGGCCCCGCGCGGCAGCGAAAACGGCTGCCGCAGAAAGTACTCGCCGATGAACTGGCGGAGCGGAAAATCGCCGAGAAGCTGTTGGATCATAGGGACGGCAAGATCGTCACGAAACAGAACAGGCCGCGGGGCCGCGCTTACGAGCTAGCGCTCTGTCATTCGTCGATTGATGGATGCAGTGGTAGGGTGGGACCAGCGAGCTTGCGAGCGCCGGCCCAGGTGACGCCGTAGTTGCCGAAGAGGCCGTCCACCTTGCACGCCGCAGTCGGACCGGCGGCGTTCCACGTCTTGTTGTTTTCCAGGCCGGGCGAGTTGGGATGATAAATGTAGTTATGAACGTTGGCGCAGTCGGCGTACCGAGTTCCTTCGGGCATCACGCTGCCGGCGCCCGTGGGGATGGTGAGGAACTGCAAGCCGACGTTGTGGACCTCGGCGCCTCCTTCGCTGATCGACCAGACGGGATACTTCTTCAACAGCGGATCGCTTTTCACGGCGCGGTACAGGTCGCGTTGCAGCTTGGCGACGGCCAGCCACGAAGGCGCACGGCCGCCGCCTTCTTCGTCCTGATACGTTACGCCCCAGTTGTTCGGCTCGTTAGTGCTTTCAAAGGCGAGCAGGGCATCGGCCGCCGCCAACTGCCGGGCGGTTTCGATGAGCTTCGCCAGATCGCTGCCGCCGTCGCGGACCGAGGCGTGGGTGGCGTCAATCTCCTCGCGCGCCCAGGTCTTGTCCTTCGGCGGTAGGTTGCCCTTGACCCTGGCCCACTGCACGGCCCACGTCGCCTTGCAGCGGTGAACCTCAAAGATATAGCCATCGCCCTGGGAATCGAGGAGCATAAACGCGATTCCGTCGGCAGGCTGATTGGCGTCTCCCCAGCCCCAGCCGTAATCCAGCGAGAGCGCCAGTTTTCTAGGGTTTTTGATTTCGGCAAACGTTTTGGAAAGCGAGCCGCTGGGCTTATTGGCGGCAAAACGGGCCAACAGCCCGGGATCGTTGGCGGCTGGCGTCGGGTAGCGGAACACGTCCCAATCGCCCTTCGGCTGCCAGCCCAGATCGGCGAAGTTGCCCTTGGAGAAATCGGTGTCGATGAACGTCTGCGCCAGGCAAACCGTTTGGGCGGTGCCTGCCAATATGAACAGTATCGTCGCTTTCGCGACCGAAGCTGCTTTGATCATGGTGCGATGGCCGTTAGAAGATGCCCAACTGGTCCCGCGCGTCTTCGGTCATGCGGTCGGGCGTCCAAGGTGGGATCATCACCAGCTTGACCTCGACTTGCCCGACGCCTTCGAGCCGCGAGAGCGCGTCCTTGGAGTTCTGGATCAACTGCGGGCCGGCCGGGCAGGCGGGGCTGGTCATCGTCATCTCGATCGCAACGTCCGACTTGCCTTCCGCCGCCTCGGCGACCGTGACGGTGTAGACCAGGCCCAAGTCGATGATGTTGATGAACAGCTCGGGATCGATGACTTGCTTCAGGGCTTCGCGAACGGTGTCTTCGTTGATGGGCATGAGCGTTACTTGGAAAGTTGTGTTGACGGACAGACATTGCCCCGTGACGATGGGTCAAGCATCACGCAAACATCGGCAGTGTCAAGGAGTGTTTGCATCTCTTGTTCCACGGGCAGGCTTCGTTTTTCCGGCTTTTGAACGTAGCCGCTGGAACTCGTCGTGCTTCTTCTTGATGAACTGGTTCTTTGGATCGTTCTTGCGAGCTTTCTCAAAATGCCTTGCCGCACGGGTGAAGTCGCCTGTCTGCTGTAGTGAAAGAGCCAGATAAAGGTGTCCCCATCCGTCGTGGCGGTTCAACGACAAACAGTGGCGCAGAGCTGCCTCGGCCAGGCCGAATTTGGCCAGATCGTAATAGGTCAATCCCAGCTCTCGGAAGGCAGCCGCGTATTTTGCATCGAGCTCGATTGCTTTTTGAAATGCGGCGACGGCGTCTTCGAGCCGCTTCTCGTGCCGATATGTGAGGCCCAGGTTCAAGAACGCCTCCGAGAACGATGGATCAAGCTCAATCGCTTGGCGGCAGTATTCCATCGCCGCAGCATACCGCCGCGTCTCGATCATAACATGTGCCAAGAAAACGTAGTAATGTGGGCTCTTTTGCAGAGCTAGCCTGGCTTGAATCGCTTCTTCTGCGCGTTGCCACTCGCCCACCTCGATATACGCCCTACCCAGCAAGCCGAGTGCGGCGATGTTTTGGGGATCGAGGTCAAGAGCCTGCTTGAACTGAGAAATCGCGCGCGTGTATTGCTTTAGCTCGCTCAGCGCGCTGCCCAACCGCCAGTGAAAAAGTGGTTCGCGAGGCTCGGTTCTGACCAGTTGTTGAAGCAAGCGTACGGCCTGCGTAGGCTTGCGGCCACGCAGCGCCTTATCGGCGGCACTGTATTTTTTTTCAAGCTCGCGGAAGGAGGCCGTTCCGACCTCACGGCTCGTTCTCGCTCGCTTTGCCTTGACGGAGACCCTCGAGCGCCTCTTTGCCAAGCTGCTCGTCTTCCTGCTTAGCTCGCTGCCTCGATTTCTTGATACTGTCGATTGGCTTCGGCTGACCGGCATCGTCGCCTTGCCGGCGCCTCCGCCACCGTCGCCGTTTTCGCTGCGCATCCTCAATCTCCTCAAATTGCTGCCCTGGATCCTTTGGAGGGTAAATCCTTCTTCCTTCTTCGCCATTATAGCATGGCCGCTTGGCTGCGACCGTCAAACATCGAGGACGAGCGGGCAACGTCAACGACGGATTCGCGCGCGATGGCCCTATTCACTCAACTTGACGAAGATTTCGTCCCCTTCCACCTTGACCTCATGCACCTTCGTCGGCCTCGTGGCGGGCATGGTCAAGGCGGCGCCGGTGCGGACGTCGAACTTCGCGCCGTGCCGCGGGCAGGCGATCATGTGGTCTTCCAGCTCGCCCTCGCCCAACGGACCGCCGTCGTGCGTGCATACATCGTCGATGGCGAACAGCTCGCCCCCAACGTGCAGGACGACCACCAACTGGTCGTCCACCTCGACCACGATCCGGCCGGGGTCGGGCATCTCAGAGAGTCGAGCCACGCGTTGAAAATCCATCAGTCGTACTTCGCTTTGTGAGCCAATCGGCCACTCGGAAAAATGCTTGTGCCCCGGTGCATTTCGCATCCAAAGGGATCCGCGGGCGACGCCTCCGGGATTCTCTATTGTACGCGGTTTTCCCGCATGGTGCAGTGCTGTTTCACTCAGGGCAAATTGCCGTTGCCGCGAAGCGGCGTGAAGCTTCGTGCTGTGGGGGCCGTGCCGGCCTTTGATATGCGGCGTAGCGGTGCTAAGCCGACGAAAATGGGTTTGCCACCATGAAACAGATCGCCACTCGCCGGAAGACGAAACCGATGCCGAAAAACCATCCGCTGGTGCTCGACGTGTCCGCGTACCTCGGAGAATGGGTCACGGTCGATCCCGCAACATACAAGGTGCTCGGCCATGGGGACTCGCCGGAGCAAGCGACAAGAAACGTCCTGCGGCTCGCTTTGCTTCTGAAGATCGATTGCCATACGCTTATTCCACGAGCGCCGTTCAATTGCAAAACCAGTCCCGGATAGCCGCTGGCCGGAGCCAAATGGCGAATGGCCGTGAAAGGCCGTCAAGACATTCACGAGAGTCAACCGGGCCGAAGTATCTGACCGAGATGCTCGTTGATGGTCCGGTAGACGTGGCCGGGGTTCTGGACGTCTCGTAGCGTGAAACGCATCGTGGCGGACTTCCTCGTCACCGAATCCGTTATCATCAGGGTAATTATCTTCCGGCGATCTTCTTCCAAATCCCACCACCCTGTCACCGTGGGCAGCGGATTAGGGTGCGTCTTGACGATATAACTGGAGCATCGCCTGGCGGCGGCAAGTTGCTCGGGCGCTTGCAGCAACGCCTCCGAATAGTCGAACGTCACGCTATCCGTTTCGGTAATCACGACTTCGCTCTTCGCCGCTTTCGCCCCGCTCTTGGTGGTCCGAGCGGGACGCGCCACTTTACCTTCAAGCTTCGTCCCGAAAGAAAAATCGTACCAACGATGGACGCGTGCGATGATGTCGTCGAGGGTCTCCTCGTTCAGAGGCCGACTATCGGCCTTTTCCCGCATCTCCAAGGCCATCGTCCCGTCACTGCGCTCAGCAGGCTCCATAACCCATGTATACCAGCTCTGCGGTTCCATCATCGTGAAATAGAAGAGCGTGGTGGGGTACGGGAACGGCCCAAAGCGAGCCATCCCCTGAAGCGCCGGCTCGAGCACCTTGTTCGCAGTGTCGGCGGTCACGGGCGAATAGGTGGCCCGCAGTTCCACGGCAAACTGCCTCAGCCCCGGTTTGTCAGAAAGGAGGGTGACCAGGTAGTCGATCCCGTAGTCGAACCCGCTCTGGTCTTGAACCAACAGGTCTTCGCGCCCAGAAAGGAGAACATTCGTCAACGCACGCGCCCGCATCTCCGTAAATCGCGCTCGTTCGGTAGCATGTTCCGCCATGGTTCGCACCTACATTTGGAACTTGGAATTCTTTGACCTGTAATTCAGCGTCTTCCAATATGAACGCACTTCGGCCCACAGGATGGCGAGAGTTTCCGTATTCACAGGATGCGCCGTGGGTATGGAGGAGATCGGTCCTTTAACGTTGCCGTGCATTGAAACGATGTATGCCTCGCCAGCGGGCTCGTCTACGCCGATCAGATAGGCAGGTACCGGGCATCGTACCATTGCTTGCACGTCCTTCGCCTTGACGCCCACTTTGAGATCGAGCGACTTCTTTGTCCTTCCTTTCCGGGTGGCTTTCGCTGAGACGAGGAAGTAGGGCGGCGTCTTGTCGTTCGTCACCAACTCAACCAGGAAGTCAAAAACTCCGCACTTCTCGCCGAGCGGGTGGGGATCGAAAAAGGGCAACGGCCGCCCGCAAAAATCGGTAAGCTTCTCCGCGACAATGAACTCGCCCCGCTTCCCAATGTAGTCCTTCGCGTCCGCCATACCATTCTACCCGATTGATTGAAGCCGCGGGAAGGCGTCGCCCAAACCTCCAGACCTCGTGACGGTGGTTACGGTTTGCTATTGGGCCGGCGGCATCATAATAGAAGAGGGAGAGCGTTAATCGTATTCCCGAATCCGACGGCCAATGGCGTGGCCCAGCGCCTCGCGGACGCTTTCGATCGTGATGCGGTCGAACACCTGCTGAAAGAACCCGGCCACGATCATCCGCACCGCCTCGTTGCGAGTCAGGCCGCGGCAGCGGGCATAAAAAATCTGCTGGTCGTCGACGCGGCCCGCCGTCGCGCCGTGCGTGCAGATCACGTCGTCGGCCTCGATCTCCAATCCAGGAATCGAGTCGGCCCGCGCCGTCTCGGTGAGAATCAGGTTGTCGTTGCGTTGATAGCCGTTGGTTTTTTGAGCGCCGGGATCGACCTTGATCATCCCGCGCCAAACGAGGTGCGAATGATCTTGCAAGGCGCCTTTGTAGAGCAGGTCACTGCGGCAATGGGCCGCCCGATGATGCTGCAATGTGTGATAGGAAAGATGCTGCTTGCCTTCCGTGAACATCGCGCCGTTGACTTGCGTTTCGGCCCCCTCGCCGGCGAGCACCACGTGCTGGTTGACTTTGGCCAAGCGGCTTCCCAGGGCGCCAATGGTCCACTGCAACGCGGCGTCGCGATGCACCACGGCCCGCTGATGCGCGAAGTGCCAGGTGCCGGCGCCCCAGTTTTGCAGGTTCACGTAGCGCAGCTTGGCGCCGGAGCCGACGACGATCTCGATCGAGCCGCAGTGCAAGCTGGCCTGATCGTCGCCGGCCGTTTCGGCCAGCACGGTCGCTTCGGCCCCTTCTTCAAGCACGATCAACGCGTGACTGAGATCAACCCCTCCGGAGGCCAAGCCGGAAAACATGTGGAAAGGCTTTTCGACCCGCACGCCGCGCGGCACATACACCACGGCGCCGCCCGAAAAACAGGCGGCGTGCAACGCGGCGAATTTGTCGGCCCGAGCGTTGACGACCTTGAACAGATGGGGCCGCAGCAGGTCGGCATGTTCGGCCAGCATCTCGTCGAGATTGCCAAACAGCACGCCCTGCTTGGCCAGATCAGGATCGACGTCGTCTTCCACAGGCCGACTGTTGAGCGACACCGTTCGACCGGCCAGATCGACGCTCTCCGTCAGCAGAGCGGGCGGCAGGACCAGCCCAGGCACAAGGTCGACCGGCATGCCAAAACGGTCGAGCCTGAACAGCCGGATGTCGGTGCGCATCCACTCTTCGTCGCGGCGAGAGGGAAGCTCCATCTTCTCGAACGCTTCCCAGGCCGCCGTGCGTGTCTCGCTCAGCCAGATCGGCTCCTGCCGGCTGCTCAAGAAGGCGTCGAAGGCGTCGCGGGTAAAACCGCTTGTAGCTACGGTCTCAGTCATGGGCGTAACGATAGGCGTCAGGAATCAGGCTTCAGGCGCCGGAAGCAGGTCCTGAAGCCTGACGCCTGACGCCTGAAGCCTCTATCCTACCGAACCCTCCATCTGCAGCTCGATCAGCCGGTTCATCTCGACGGCGTATTCCATCGGCAGCTCTTTGACGAGCGGTTCGATGAAGCCGCTGACGATCATCGTGCTGGCCTCGGCCTCGGAAAGCCCGCGGCTCATCAGATAAAAGAGCTGCTCCTCGCCGATCCGCGAGACACTCGCTTCGTGGCCGATCGACACGTCCTGCTCGTCGATTTCGAGGTAGGGATAGGTGTCGCTGCGGCTGCGGGGATCGAGAATCAAGGCGTCGCAAACGACGGTCGACTT
Coding sequences within:
- a CDS encoding sulfatase, which encodes MNQRFQCFAVLLLIGICHSAQAAPRNVVLFVTDDQGQDAGCYGNPVIKTPNLDRLAAAGTLFKFAFCTTASCSASRSVILTGMHNHANGHYGHEHSYHHFSSFDKVKSLPVMLSNAGYRTGRVGKYHVAPEAVYHFDEALPGNARSPLEMAENCRPFVAGSDKPFFLYFCTADPHRGGGQADELAHRPDRFGNKPDGKEYPGVTPVKYGPKEVVVPRFLPDTPTCRAELVQYYQSVSRVDQGLGRLIAVLKEAGVYDDTLIVYISDHGIAFPGAKTTAYEPGLRSPCIVRNPYAKQRCVVSEAMVSWVDLTPTILDFARATPKQAAFHGRTFLPVLEEARPDGWDEVYASHTFHEVTMYYPMRVVRGRRYKLIWNIAHPLPYPFASDLWEAPTWQDMYAKGGDALYGRRTVAAYIHRPPFELYDLESDPDEIQNLAADAGHQELLESLKGKLRAFQKRTGDPWLLKWDYE
- a CDS encoding cupin domain-containing protein; amino-acid sequence: MIQQLLGDFPLRQFIGEYFLRQPFSLPRGAAALTQLGSWPTVESVLSQPDADVLVVKEGRRWEGNRHPSPTEARQLFDDGYTVLVRHAERGHAEIAELAAGFERDFRAAVDVHIYCTPADQHGFGWHYDAEDVFILQTAGSKEYSLRKNTVNPWPLVEALPSDMRYEREIMPLSRCLLSAGDWLYLPHGYWHKAEAREASLSLAVGVMSPAALDVLDFLRQRLPDSIRWRQRLPVVGEASPLTAEELLEQHCEMFAELGADLAVWLGNEQLVRDFIASRGKSLDPLRRH
- a CDS encoding metal-sulfur cluster assembly factor, which gives rise to MPINEDTVREALKQVIDPELFINIIDLGLVYTVTVAEAAEGKSDVAIEMTMTSPACPAGPQLIQNSKDALSRLEGVGQVEVKLVMIPPWTPDRMTEDARDQLGIF
- a CDS encoding tetratricopeptide repeat protein, which translates into the protein MRSENGDGGGGAGKATMPVSRSQSTVSRNRGSELSRKTSSLAKRRSRVSVKAKRARTSREVGTASFRELEKKYSAADKALRGRKPTQAVRLLQQLVRTEPREPLFHWRLGSALSELKQYTRAISQFKQALDLDPQNIAALGLLGRAYIEVGEWQRAEEAIQARLALQKSPHYYVFLAHVMIETRRYAAAMEYCRQAIELDPSFSEAFLNLGLTYRHEKRLEDAVAAFQKAIELDAKYAAAFRELGLTYYDLAKFGLAEAALRHCLSLNRHDGWGHLYLALSLQQTGDFTRAARHFEKARKNDPKNQFIKKKHDEFQRLRSKAGKTKPARGTRDANTP
- a CDS encoding non-heme iron oxygenase ferredoxin subunit; translated protein: MARLSEMPDPGRIVVEVDDQLVVVLHVGGELFAIDDVCTHDGGPLGEGELEDHMIACPRHGAKFDVRTGAALTMPATRPTKVHEVKVEGDEIFVKLSE
- the sufD gene encoding Fe-S cluster assembly protein SufD, which translates into the protein MTETVATSGFTRDAFDAFLSSRQEPIWLSETRTAAWEAFEKMELPSRRDEEWMRTDIRLFRLDRFGMPVDLVPGLVLPPALLTESVDLAGRTVSLNSRPVEDDVDPDLAKQGVLFGNLDEMLAEHADLLRPHLFKVVNARADKFAALHAACFSGGAVVYVPRGVRVEKPFHMFSGLASGGVDLSHALIVLEEGAEATVLAETAGDDQASLHCGSIEIVVGSGAKLRYVNLQNWGAGTWHFAHQRAVVHRDAALQWTIGALGSRLAKVNQHVVLAGEGAETQVNGAMFTEGKQHLSYHTLQHHRAAHCRSDLLYKGALQDHSHLVWRGMIKVDPGAQKTNGYQRNDNLILTETARADSIPGLEIEADDVICTHGATAGRVDDQQIFYARCRGLTRNEAVRMIVAGFFQQVFDRITIESVREALGHAIGRRIREYD